In Mercurialis annua linkage group LG6, ddMerAnnu1.2, whole genome shotgun sequence, the following are encoded in one genomic region:
- the LOC126686204 gene encoding UDP-glycosyltransferase 74B1, giving the protein MRETTQYKGHVVVVPYPSQGHINPLLQFAKRLASKGVTATFATTYYTVDSISAPNVTVAAISDGFDEGGFAQAKEVDLYLKSFKANGSTTLSRLIKKFQDSDFPVNCIVYDSFLPWALDVARENGIFGAPFFTNSAAVCSIFCQLHHGLLELPVEVGDNNPLVLPGLPPLYCSDLPTFLKVPESYPAYLAMKLSQFSNLDMADWIFVNTFQDLESKAIDGISKLWPAKLIGPMVPSSYLDGHIDGDKGYGASLWKPLGEECVKWLETKQPESVVYISFGSMVSLTVKQMEEIAWGLKDSELNFLWVVRESEMNKIPKEFIDSMTNNKGLMVTWCNQLELLAHPAVGCFVSHCGWNSTLEALSLGVPMVAIPQWTDQLPNAKFIEEIWGVGVRGKEDESEVVSKEEVIRCLKEVMEGETSQEIKTNARKWKQLAKATVSEGGSSDKNINEFVERLSFANKNPEAKVSYEFP; this is encoded by the exons ATGAGAGAAACAACACAATACAAAGGCCACGTTGTGGTGGTTCCATATCCAAGCCAGGGCCACATTAACCCTCTTCTCCAATTtgctaaacgtttagcttctaAAGGTGTAACGGCTACTTTTGCTACTACCTACTACACGGTCGACTCGATTTCCGCTCCGAACGTCACCGTTGCGGCCATTTCCGATGGCTTCGACGAGGGCGGGTTCGCCCAAGCGAAGGAAGTCGACTTGTATCTCAAGTCCTTCAAGGCCAATGGTTCGACAACTCTGTCTCGGCTCATCAAAAAGTTTCAGGATTCTGATTTTCCTGTGAATTGCATTGTGTATGATTCATTTCTGCCTTGGGCTCTTGATGTTGCCAGGGAAAACGGAATCTTTGGTGCTCCGTTTTTTACGAATTCGGCTGCGGTTTGTAGCATATTTTGTCAGTTACACCATGGATTGCTTGAGCTGCCAGTTGAGGTGGGGGATAATAATCCTTTGGTGTTACCTGGTCTGCCTCCATTGTACTGCTCTGATTTGCCAACTTTTCTCAAGGTTCCGGAGAGTTATCCGGCTTATTTGGCTATGAAACTGAGTCAGTTTTCTAACTTGGACATGGCTGACTGGATCTTTGTTAACACCTTTCAGGACTTAGAATCCAAG GCAATAGATGGCATATCGAAACTTTGGCCTGCAAAACTGATCGGACCGATGGTTCCCTCTTCGTACTTAGACGGTCATATTGACGGTGACAAGGGGTACGGTGCCAGTCTTTGGAAACCACTGGGGGAAGAATGTGTGAAATGGCTGGAGACTAAGCAACCTGAATCAGTCGTATACATTTCCTTTGGGAGCATGGTGTCCTTAACCGTAAAACAGATGGAAGAAATCGCATGGGGCTTGAAGGATAGCGAGTTAAACTTCTTGTGGGTCGTGAGAGAATCGGAGATGAATAAGATTCCGAAGGAATTTATCGACTCGATGACTAACAACAAGGGTCTAATGGTTACATGGTGTAACCAGCTTGAACTGCTGGCACATCCGGCGGTAGGATGCTTCGTGTCGCATTGTGGGTGGAATTCAACTCTCGAAGCGCTCAGCCTGGGCGTACCTATGGTGGCCATACCGCAGTGGACTGACCAGCTGCCTAATGCCAAGTTTATAGAAGAGATTTGGGGAGTTGGGGTTCGAGGAAAAGAGGATGAGAGTGAAGTTGTTAGTAAGGAAGAAGTGATTCGATGTCTGAAAGAAGTAATGGAAGGCGAGACGAGCCAAGAAATCAAGACGAATGCACGAAAATGGAAGCAGCTCGCGAAAGCTACGGTTAGCGAAGGAGGGAGCTCCGATAAGAATATTAATGAATTCGTGGAGCGTTTATCTTTTGCTAACAAGAACCCGGAGGCCAAGGTTTCGTACGAGTTTCCTTAG